One window from the genome of Schistocerca piceifrons isolate TAMUIC-IGC-003096 chromosome 1, iqSchPice1.1, whole genome shotgun sequence encodes:
- the LOC124796694 gene encoding centrosomal protein of 19 kDa-like — protein sequence MLPVEQCFPIKFGLRLSPAALIMIYEAGSGTGKIRKRIMPVRNLKPNSKISYVAKELILRHDILEKICHIKLEKMLRLLQEYIKCNDLHESLVIVRKEYDINPDEDFNALERDELIRKKEIMDEIFNKHRISPGDPGFIYDKRVDFEKGTTKVKSEWDSDGGSDDADGFWN from the coding sequence ATGCTGCCCGTGGAACAATGTTTTCCCATAAAATTTGGTTTAAGGCTTTCGCCTGCAGCTCTCATTATGATATATGAAGCTGGCAGTGGAACTGGTAAAATCAGGAAAAGGATAATGCCAGTAAGAAACTTAAAACCAAATTCAAAAATAAGTTACGTTGCAAAGGAGTTGATACTGCGTCATgacattttggaaaaaatttgtCATATCAAGCTTGAAAAGATGCTGAGGTTGTTGCAAGAATACATAAAATGCAACGACCTGCACGAATCATTGGTAATTGTGAGAAAAGAATACGATATTAATCCAGACGAAGATTTCAATGCGTTGGAAAGGGATGAACTTATCCGAAAGAAAGAAATAATGGACGAGATATTTAATAAACACCGTATTTCACCAGGTGatcctggattcatttatgataagaGAGTAGATTTTGAAAAAGGAACTACTAAAGTGAAATCTGAGTGGGACAGTGACGGTGGTAGTGATGATGCTGATGGCTTCTGGAATTAA